A genome region from Micromonospora peucetia includes the following:
- a CDS encoding polyamine aminopropyltransferase — protein sequence MTVDAPAPARWRLSRAAVLVAVFVCAACGLVYELALVALGSYLIGDTVGQASIVLGVMVFAMGVGALAAKPLQSRAAASFAAIELALALLGGLSVLGLYAAFAWLNLYSPALIGTAFVLGLLIGAEIPLLMVMLQRIREQAAGSAVADLFAADYVGALLGGLAFPFLLLPVFGLLKGSLVVGAVNAVAGLALVCTVFRRELSRRARVALGAGTVVVFLSLGYAWVTAHDFELTARQQLYRDPVVHAERSRYQEIVLTRSVAETGRASTDLRLFLNGDLQFSSVDEYRYHEALVHPVLNGPRGEVLVLGAGDGLAVRELLRYPDVRRITVVDLDPAVVALARSEPQLRRLNGGALDDPRVRVVHADAFAWLRTAADRFDAVVADLPDPDETATAKLYTVEFYALVQAVLAEGGRLVVQSGSPYFAPRSYWSIDASLREAGFATTPYHVDVPSFGDWGFLLAAPGPTAPALALPPDAPALRFLDAATLSAAGAFPADRRRVDVPASTLLQPRVLEYARAEWRGY from the coding sequence GTGACCGTCGACGCGCCGGCACCCGCGCGGTGGCGGCTGTCCCGGGCCGCGGTGCTCGTCGCGGTCTTCGTCTGCGCCGCCTGTGGCCTGGTCTACGAGCTGGCCCTGGTCGCCCTCGGCAGCTATCTGATCGGGGACACGGTCGGGCAGGCGTCGATCGTGCTCGGCGTGATGGTGTTCGCGATGGGGGTCGGCGCGCTCGCCGCCAAGCCGTTGCAGTCCAGGGCCGCCGCCTCGTTCGCCGCGATCGAGCTGGCCCTGGCCCTGCTCGGCGGCCTCTCCGTGCTCGGCCTCTACGCGGCCTTCGCGTGGCTGAACCTCTACAGCCCGGCGCTGATCGGCACCGCGTTCGTGCTCGGCCTGCTGATCGGCGCGGAGATTCCGCTGCTGATGGTGATGCTGCAACGCATCCGGGAACAGGCCGCCGGCAGCGCGGTGGCCGACCTGTTCGCCGCCGACTACGTCGGGGCGCTGCTCGGCGGGCTGGCCTTCCCGTTCCTGCTGCTGCCGGTCTTCGGCCTGCTCAAGGGGTCGCTGGTGGTCGGGGCGGTGAACGCCGTCGCCGGGCTCGCGCTGGTCTGCACGGTCTTCCGGCGGGAGCTGAGCCGCCGGGCCCGCGTCGCGCTCGGCGCCGGCACCGTCGTGGTGTTCCTCAGCCTGGGGTACGCGTGGGTGACCGCGCACGACTTCGAGCTGACCGCCCGCCAGCAGCTCTACCGGGACCCGGTGGTGCACGCCGAGCGCAGCCGCTACCAGGAGATCGTGCTCACCCGCTCGGTGGCGGAGACCGGGCGGGCCAGCACCGACCTGCGGCTCTTCCTCAACGGCGACCTCCAGTTCAGCTCGGTCGACGAGTACCGCTACCACGAGGCGCTGGTGCATCCGGTGCTGAACGGCCCACGCGGCGAGGTGCTGGTGCTCGGCGCCGGGGACGGCCTCGCCGTACGCGAACTGCTGCGCTATCCGGACGTCCGGCGGATCACCGTGGTGGACCTGGACCCGGCGGTGGTGGCGTTGGCTCGCAGCGAGCCGCAGCTGCGCCGGCTCAACGGTGGGGCGCTCGACGACCCCAGGGTGCGGGTGGTGCACGCCGACGCATTCGCCTGGCTGCGTACCGCCGCCGACCGGTTCGACGCGGTGGTGGCCGACCTGCCCGACCCGGACGAGACGGCCACCGCCAAGCTCTACACCGTCGAGTTCTACGCGCTGGTGCAGGCGGTGCTCGCCGAGGGCGGCCGGCTGGTCGTGCAGTCCGGTTCGCCGTACTTCGCTCCCCGGTCGTACTGGTCGATCGACGCGTCGCTGCGCGAGGCGGGCTTCGCCACCACGCCGTACCACGTGGACGTGCCGTCCTTCGGCGACTGGGGTTTCCTGCTGGCCGCCCCCGGCCCGACCGCGCCCGCCCTGGCCCTGCCGCCGGACGCGCCCGCGCTGCGCTTCCTCGACGCGGCGACGCTCTCCGCCGCCGGGGCCTTCCCCGCCGACCGCCGCCGGGTGGACGTGCCGGCCTCCACCCTGCTCCAGCCCCGGGTGCTGGAGTACGCCCGCGCGGAGTGGCGGGGTTACTGA
- a CDS encoding DUF350 domain-containing protein, with protein sequence MQTLVTDLLVTLAYGVVGVLLMGIGYVLVDLATPGRLNQLIWTERNRNAALLLASNLAGVGIIVVAAIAASEDDFVLGIVGASAYGILGLVIMAAAFVLLDVATPGKLGELLVDPEPHPAVWVSAIVHLATGAIIAAAIS encoded by the coding sequence GTGCAGACCCTCGTCACCGATCTGCTGGTCACCCTCGCCTACGGGGTGGTCGGCGTCCTGCTGATGGGCATCGGCTACGTCCTGGTGGACCTCGCCACCCCCGGCCGGCTCAACCAGCTGATCTGGACCGAGCGCAACCGCAACGCGGCGCTGCTGCTCGCCTCCAACCTGGCCGGCGTCGGCATCATCGTGGTCGCCGCCATCGCCGCCAGCGAGGACGACTTCGTGCTCGGCATCGTCGGCGCGTCCGCGTACGGGATCCTCGGCCTGGTGATCATGGCGGCGGCGTTCGTACTGCTCGACGTGGCCACGCCGGGCAAGCTCGGCGAGCTTCTGGTCGACCCGGAGCCGCACCCGGCGGTCTGGGTCTCCGCGATCGTGCACCTCGCGACCGGCGCGATCATCGCCGCCGCCATCAGCTGA
- a CDS encoding DUF4247 domain-containing protein yields MTYRRWFVVGAAFAVIGALVAAFAIFYGNFSPRGYVEDRYARAASRDIAGNAVAYTSTRSPSQVAKEVTDAWQPADQYVDGSGVYLRYDDDSVVILPIAAGSVILLERMSSAYPRYHSTVGSHWGWGRGSTVRGGGPGSGK; encoded by the coding sequence ATGACGTACCGACGCTGGTTCGTGGTGGGGGCGGCGTTCGCCGTCATCGGCGCGCTGGTCGCCGCCTTCGCCATCTTCTACGGCAACTTCTCCCCGCGCGGCTACGTCGAGGACAGGTATGCCCGGGCGGCGAGCCGGGACATCGCCGGGAACGCCGTCGCCTACACCTCGACCCGCTCGCCGAGCCAGGTCGCCAAGGAGGTCACCGACGCGTGGCAGCCGGCCGACCAGTACGTCGACGGCAGCGGCGTCTACCTGCGCTACGACGACGACTCGGTGGTGATCCTGCCGATCGCCGCCGGCTCGGTGATCCTGCTGGAGCGCATGAGTTCCGCCTATCCCCGCTACCACTCCACGGTCGGCTCCCACTGGGGCTGGGGCCGTGGCAGCACCGTTCGGGGCGGCGGCCCCGGCAGCGGCAAGTGA
- a CDS encoding DUF2617 family protein, with product MLVTLDAPYVDTSAADLSLALDDVERPALHVLDLDLPGDVQMRLRLLGASHQVVLRAPGATLTETVACLPGRPPELPPTVHDEASGYHFTATVLRPAGAGLSEQVAALRADLADDPYALVGVFPGDTDAVTALAVRPGPPAGALAWRTWHAYPQTNELVLTETVVALR from the coding sequence ATGCTCGTAACCCTCGACGCCCCGTACGTCGACACCAGCGCCGCCGACCTCAGCCTGGCGCTCGACGACGTGGAGCGACCCGCGCTGCACGTGCTCGACCTGGACCTGCCCGGGGACGTCCAGATGCGGCTGCGGCTGCTCGGGGCCTCGCACCAGGTGGTCCTGCGCGCACCCGGGGCCACGCTGACCGAGACGGTCGCCTGCCTGCCCGGCCGACCGCCCGAGCTGCCGCCGACGGTGCACGACGAGGCGAGCGGCTACCACTTCACCGCGACCGTGCTGCGGCCCGCCGGCGCCGGGCTCAGCGAACAGGTCGCCGCCCTCCGCGCCGACCTGGCCGACGACCCGTACGCGCTGGTGGGCGTGTTCCCCGGCGACACCGACGCGGTGACCGCGCTGGCGGTCCGCCCTGGTCCGCCGGCCGGCGCCCTCGCCTGGCGTACCTGGCACGCGTATCCCCAGACCAACGAGCTGGTCCTGACCGAGACGGTGGTGGCACTGCGATGA
- a CDS encoding DUF4178 domain-containing protein has translation MNGSMAYLLAAVGCLAGVAGVVVAVVALRRAQSRPQQRAKGPGDPLRDRDADALRGDPRRLKPGDIVEIRGVSYAVRGSIRLVEGGWSWAEHLLDDSAGVRRWLSVEEDPELELVLWGAEQGATVTPGAPTIDLAGRRYTWNESGQARYTAVGNTGLDPTGTMRYHDYQAPGGAKLSFEAYGEAGWEVALGELLHRGEVMIYPQSEVG, from the coding sequence GTGAACGGGTCCATGGCGTACCTGCTGGCGGCGGTGGGCTGTCTGGCTGGGGTGGCCGGTGTGGTGGTCGCCGTGGTGGCTCTGCGCCGGGCGCAGTCCCGCCCGCAGCAACGGGCCAAGGGACCGGGCGACCCGCTGCGGGACCGGGACGCCGACGCGCTGCGCGGCGACCCACGCCGCCTGAAGCCCGGCGACATCGTCGAGATCCGGGGCGTGTCGTACGCGGTGCGCGGCTCGATCCGCCTGGTCGAGGGCGGCTGGAGCTGGGCCGAGCACCTGCTCGACGATTCCGCCGGCGTACGGCGTTGGCTCTCCGTCGAGGAGGACCCGGAGCTGGAGCTGGTGCTCTGGGGGGCCGAGCAGGGTGCCACCGTCACCCCCGGCGCCCCGACCATCGACCTCGCCGGTCGCCGCTACACCTGGAACGAGTCCGGCCAGGCGCGCTACACCGCCGTCGGCAACACCGGCCTCGACCCGACCGGCACCATGCGGTACCACGACTACCAGGCGCCCGGCGGGGCCAAGCTCTCCTTCGAGGCGTACGGCGAGGCGGGCTGGGAGGTGGCGCTCGGTGAGCTGCTGCACCGTGGCGAAGTGATGATCTACCCGCAGTCCGAGGTGGGCTGA
- the clpB gene encoding ATP-dependent chaperone ClpB has translation MNTERLTTKSREAITGAVALANQRGHATVEPWHLMLSLLDTDGSTAAGLLRAVGADPAELRRVAQRSVDALPAARGSSLAEPTLAREFVNAIGAAEQIARPLGDEYTSTEHLLAGLAQVGGAVSNSLKAAGVTEETLVAAFPSVRGGDRRVTSADPEQTYQALAKYGVDLTASARDGKIDPVIGRDSEIRRVIQVLSRRTKNNPVLIGEPGVGKTAIVEGLAQRIIAGDVPESLRNKKLVSLDLGAMVAGASYRGQFEERLKSVLEEIKNSDGQVITFLDELHTVVGAGKGEGSMDAGNMLKPMLARGELRMVGATTLDEYREHIEKDPALERRFQPVLVGEPTIEDTIGILRGLKERYEVHHGVRITDAALVAAASLSDRYITDRFLPDKAIDLVDESASRLRMEIDSRPVEVDEIERAVRRLEIEEMALAKEPDAASAERLERLRKELADKREQLTVLSERWQLEKSHITKLSTAKEELERLGGEAERAERDGELERAAELRYGRIPALKVELKQAEEELARLHAEGAMLKEEVGADDIAAVVASWTGIPAGRLLEGETAKLLRMEESLGARVVGQSEAVGSVSDAVRRARAGVADPDRPTGSFLFLGPTGVGKTELAKALAEFLFDDERAMVRIDMSEYGEKHSVARLVGAPPGYVGYEEGGQLTEAVRRRPYSVILLDEVEKAHPDVFDILLQVLDDGRLTDGQGRTVDFRNAILILTSNLGSSVIGDLTLAEEQRREGVLAVVRSHFKPEFLNRLDDIVVFAALRGDDLSSIVDIQLDRLRKRLADRRLGLEITDPARTWLAEHGYDPIYGARPLRRLVQTAIGDQLAKALLSGQIRDGNTVKVTLADPGNALTVSPA, from the coding sequence ATGAACACGGAACGTCTCACCACCAAGAGCCGCGAGGCCATCACCGGTGCCGTCGCGCTGGCGAACCAGCGCGGACACGCCACCGTGGAGCCCTGGCACCTGATGCTGTCACTGCTGGACACCGACGGCTCGACCGCCGCCGGCCTGCTACGCGCCGTCGGGGCCGACCCCGCCGAGCTGCGTCGGGTCGCCCAGCGCTCGGTCGACGCACTGCCCGCCGCGCGGGGTTCCAGCCTCGCCGAGCCGACCCTGGCCCGGGAGTTCGTCAACGCCATCGGGGCCGCCGAGCAGATCGCCCGGCCGCTCGGCGACGAGTACACCTCCACCGAGCACCTGCTCGCCGGCCTGGCCCAGGTGGGCGGTGCGGTGTCGAACTCGCTGAAGGCGGCCGGCGTCACCGAGGAGACGCTCGTCGCCGCGTTTCCGTCGGTGCGTGGCGGGGACCGGCGGGTCACCAGCGCCGACCCCGAGCAGACCTACCAGGCCCTGGCCAAGTACGGCGTGGACCTGACCGCCAGCGCCCGCGACGGCAAGATCGACCCGGTCATCGGCCGGGACTCCGAGATCCGCCGGGTGATCCAGGTGCTGTCCCGGCGTACCAAGAACAACCCGGTCCTGATCGGTGAGCCGGGCGTCGGCAAGACCGCCATCGTGGAGGGCCTGGCCCAGCGGATCATCGCCGGCGACGTGCCCGAGTCGCTGCGGAACAAGAAGCTCGTCTCGCTCGACCTCGGCGCGATGGTCGCCGGCGCGTCCTACCGGGGCCAGTTCGAGGAGCGGCTGAAGTCCGTCCTGGAGGAGATCAAGAACTCCGACGGCCAGGTCATCACCTTCCTCGACGAGCTGCACACCGTCGTCGGCGCCGGCAAGGGCGAAGGCTCGATGGACGCCGGCAACATGCTCAAGCCGATGCTGGCCCGCGGCGAGCTGCGGATGGTCGGCGCGACCACGCTCGACGAGTATCGCGAGCACATCGAGAAGGACCCGGCCCTGGAGCGCCGCTTTCAGCCGGTGCTGGTCGGCGAGCCGACCATCGAGGACACCATCGGCATCCTGCGCGGTCTCAAGGAGCGCTACGAGGTGCACCACGGCGTACGGATCACCGACGCCGCCCTGGTCGCCGCCGCGTCGCTGTCGGACCGCTACATCACCGACCGGTTCCTGCCGGACAAGGCGATCGACCTGGTCGACGAGTCCGCGTCCCGGCTCCGGATGGAGATCGACTCCCGGCCGGTCGAGGTGGACGAGATCGAGCGGGCGGTGCGTCGGCTGGAGATCGAGGAGATGGCGCTGGCCAAGGAGCCGGACGCCGCCTCCGCCGAACGGCTGGAGCGGCTGCGCAAGGAGTTGGCCGACAAGCGCGAGCAGCTCACCGTCCTGTCGGAGCGCTGGCAGCTGGAGAAGAGCCACATCACCAAGCTCTCCACCGCCAAGGAGGAGCTGGAGCGGCTCGGCGGCGAGGCCGAGCGGGCCGAACGCGACGGCGAGCTGGAGCGGGCCGCCGAGCTGCGATACGGCCGGATCCCCGCCCTGAAGGTCGAGCTGAAGCAGGCCGAGGAGGAGCTGGCCCGGCTCCATGCCGAGGGCGCGATGCTCAAGGAGGAGGTCGGCGCGGACGACATCGCCGCCGTGGTCGCCTCCTGGACCGGCATCCCCGCCGGCCGGCTGCTGGAGGGCGAGACCGCCAAGCTGCTGCGGATGGAGGAGTCGCTCGGCGCCCGCGTGGTCGGTCAGTCCGAGGCGGTCGGCTCGGTCTCCGACGCGGTCCGCCGCGCCCGGGCCGGCGTTGCCGACCCCGACCGCCCGACCGGCAGCTTCCTCTTCCTCGGCCCGACCGGTGTCGGCAAGACCGAGCTGGCCAAGGCGCTCGCCGAGTTCCTCTTCGACGACGAGCGGGCCATGGTCCGCATCGACATGAGCGAGTACGGCGAGAAGCACTCCGTCGCCCGACTGGTCGGCGCTCCGCCCGGCTACGTCGGCTACGAGGAGGGCGGCCAGCTCACCGAGGCGGTGCGCCGCCGGCCGTACTCGGTGATCCTGCTGGACGAGGTCGAGAAGGCCCACCCGGACGTGTTCGACATCCTGCTCCAGGTGCTCGACGACGGCCGGCTCACCGACGGGCAGGGCCGTACGGTGGACTTCCGCAACGCGATCCTGATCCTCACCTCCAACCTCGGGTCGTCGGTGATCGGCGACCTGACGCTGGCCGAGGAGCAGCGCCGGGAGGGCGTCCTCGCGGTGGTCAGGTCGCACTTCAAGCCGGAGTTCCTCAACCGGCTCGACGACATCGTGGTCTTCGCCGCGCTGCGCGGAGACGACCTGAGCTCCATCGTCGACATCCAGCTCGACCGGCTCCGGAAGCGGCTCGCCGACCGCCGCCTGGGCCTGGAGATCACCGACCCGGCCCGCACCTGGCTAGCCGAGCACGGCTACGACCCCATCTACGGCGCCCGCCCACTGCGCCGCCTGGTCCAGACAGCCATCGGCGACCAACTAGCCAAGGCTCTCCTCTCGGGCCAGATCCGAGACGGCAACACGGTCAAGGTCACCCTGGCAGACCCCGGCAACGCCCTGACGGTCTCACCAGCCTGA
- a CDS encoding cation:proton antiporter regulatory subunit: MRVRVEQTALPGIGVRHDLLTESGRRLGVVSHRNGRRDLVLYDPDDPDSCQHDIPLTDDEAEALADILGASLMLGQLAGLREQAAGLLTEQIAITAGSKYVNRKLGDTQARSRTSASIVAVLRNSEVIASPDPSFRFAAGDVVVVVGTRKGLDGVTAILADSDPDG, encoded by the coding sequence GTGCGCGTACGTGTCGAACAGACCGCCCTGCCTGGCATCGGGGTCCGTCATGATCTGCTGACGGAATCCGGCCGCCGCCTCGGCGTCGTCTCCCACCGCAATGGCCGCCGTGACCTCGTCCTGTACGACCCGGACGATCCCGACTCATGTCAGCACGACATACCGCTGACCGACGACGAGGCGGAGGCGCTGGCCGACATCCTCGGCGCGTCCCTGATGCTCGGCCAGCTCGCCGGGCTGCGCGAGCAGGCCGCCGGGCTGCTCACCGAGCAGATCGCCATTACGGCCGGGTCGAAGTACGTCAACCGGAAACTCGGCGACACGCAGGCGCGTTCCCGTACGAGCGCGTCGATCGTCGCGGTACTGCGCAACAGCGAGGTGATCGCCTCGCCGGACCCATCCTTCCGCTTCGCCGCCGGTGACGTGGTGGTCGTCGTCGGGACCCGCAAGGGTCTCGACGGAGTGACAGCCATTCTCGCCGACAGCGACCCGGACGGCTGA
- a CDS encoding cation:proton antiporter, with protein sequence MHETTTLLIEVGALLFLLGLLGRLSRRIGLSPIPLYLLAGLAFGHGGLLPLNASEEFFGVGAEIGVILLLVMLGLEYSANELVGNLRAAAPAGLIDALLNALPGAVFALLLGWGWIAALVLAGITWVSSSGVIAKVLADLGRLGNRETPVVLSVLVIEDLAMAFYLPLVTAVLAGSGLLGGGIALGVAVGTVLLVLVVAIRYGNLISTAMSAKDPEALLLGVLGMTLLVAGIAAKLQVSAAVGAFLVGIALSGPVAHHATELLTPLRDLFAAVFFVFFGLVTDPRDIPPVLLPALALAIITMGTKTLTGYLAARRVGIAEPGRWRAGLTLVPRGEFSIVIAGLAVAAGSVEPELAALATAYVLITVVTGPMLARLPDFAWFKRWLRQRGAAQRARPAPVSD encoded by the coding sequence ATGCACGAAACGACAACGCTGCTCATCGAAGTCGGTGCGCTGCTGTTCCTGCTCGGCCTGCTCGGTCGGCTGAGCCGCCGGATCGGCCTCTCGCCCATTCCCCTCTACCTGCTCGCCGGGCTCGCCTTCGGCCACGGCGGCCTGCTCCCCCTCAACGCCAGCGAGGAGTTCTTCGGGGTCGGTGCCGAGATCGGCGTGATCCTGCTGCTGGTGATGCTCGGCCTGGAATACTCGGCCAACGAACTCGTCGGCAACCTGCGCGCCGCGGCCCCCGCCGGACTGATCGACGCGCTGCTCAACGCACTGCCGGGGGCGGTGTTCGCGCTGCTGCTCGGCTGGGGCTGGATCGCCGCCCTGGTGCTGGCCGGCATCACCTGGGTCTCCTCCTCCGGCGTGATCGCCAAGGTTCTCGCCGACCTCGGTCGTCTCGGTAACCGGGAGACGCCGGTGGTCCTGTCGGTCCTGGTGATCGAGGACCTGGCCATGGCGTTCTACCTGCCCCTGGTGACGGCGGTGCTAGCCGGCAGCGGCCTGCTCGGCGGCGGGATCGCGCTCGGCGTCGCGGTCGGCACCGTACTGCTGGTGCTGGTGGTCGCCATCCGGTACGGCAACCTGATCTCCACGGCCATGTCGGCGAAGGACCCGGAGGCGCTGCTGCTCGGCGTACTCGGGATGACCCTGCTGGTGGCCGGCATCGCGGCGAAGCTCCAGGTGTCGGCGGCGGTCGGCGCGTTCCTGGTCGGCATCGCGCTCTCCGGGCCGGTGGCGCACCACGCCACGGAGCTGCTCACGCCGCTGCGGGACCTCTTCGCGGCGGTCTTCTTCGTCTTCTTCGGCCTGGTCACCGACCCTCGGGACATCCCGCCGGTGCTGCTGCCCGCGCTCGCGCTGGCCATCATCACCATGGGGACGAAGACGCTCACCGGCTATCTGGCAGCCCGTCGGGTCGGCATCGCCGAACCCGGTCGATGGCGGGCCGGCCTGACCCTCGTACCCCGGGGCGAGTTCTCCATCGTCATCGCCGGGCTCGCGGTGGCAGCCGGCAGCGTCGAACCGGAACTGGCGGCGCTCGCCACGGCGTACGTGCTGATCACCGTGGTGACCGGGCCGATGCTGGCACGGCTACCCGACTTCGCGTGGTTCAAGCGCTGGCTGCGGCAACGCGGTGCGGCCCAGCGGGCCCGGCCGGCGCCCGTGTCCGACTGA
- a CDS encoding heat shock protein transcriptional repressor HspR translates to MSDQFGGSGDPAYEAKVLMISVAARMAGMHPQTLRQYDRLGLVQPGRAAGGGRRYSVRDVVLLREVQRLSQDDGINLAGVKRIIGLERLLEQAQQRVARLEAELDAAYRRIAELEAIAPFPGSDMVPTNRISTALVVWRPRRNPDR, encoded by the coding sequence ATGTCGGATCAGTTCGGCGGCTCGGGTGACCCTGCCTACGAGGCCAAGGTGCTGATGATCTCGGTGGCGGCGCGGATGGCGGGAATGCACCCGCAGACCCTGCGCCAGTACGACCGGTTGGGCCTGGTCCAGCCGGGACGTGCCGCCGGCGGCGGACGCCGGTACAGCGTGCGCGATGTCGTGCTGCTGCGCGAGGTGCAACGGCTCAGCCAGGACGACGGGATCAACCTGGCCGGGGTCAAACGGATCATCGGGCTGGAGCGGCTGCTGGAGCAGGCGCAGCAGCGGGTGGCCCGGCTGGAGGCGGAGCTGGACGCGGCATACCGCCGGATCGCCGAGTTGGAGGCCATCGCTCCCTTCCCGGGCAGCGACATGGTGCCGACCAACCGTATTTCCACCGCGCTGGTCGTCTGGCGTCCCCGACGGAATCCCGACCGCTGA
- the grpE gene encoding nucleotide exchange factor GrpE, with protein MTEKPRAADPGATGSAPGGSAPAEQAGDGPRVVIRNNRKISETNEPAAADAGSDVPAEGLVEEAEVVVDEIEVEAAEVTGPPVVDAPAQPVDGGPTAFGAELEALRKDLDERTRDLQRVTAEYANYRKRVDRDKGLVTEQATGAVLAALLPILDDLDRAREHGDLVGPFGTMAEQLTTALGKFGLTAFGEQGDPFDPTRHEAVAHQTSADVTEPTCVQVMRRGYQAGERLLRPAMVAVADPE; from the coding sequence ATGACGGAGAAGCCACGAGCCGCCGACCCGGGTGCGACCGGGTCGGCGCCGGGTGGCTCCGCGCCCGCCGAGCAGGCCGGCGACGGGCCGCGGGTCGTCATCCGCAACAACCGCAAGATCAGCGAGACCAACGAGCCGGCCGCCGCCGACGCCGGGTCGGACGTACCGGCCGAGGGCCTGGTCGAGGAGGCCGAGGTCGTGGTCGACGAGATCGAGGTCGAGGCGGCCGAGGTGACCGGCCCGCCGGTGGTGGACGCCCCGGCACAGCCGGTCGACGGCGGCCCGACCGCGTTCGGCGCCGAGCTGGAGGCGCTGCGCAAGGACCTCGACGAGCGGACCCGGGACCTCCAGCGGGTGACGGCGGAGTACGCCAACTACCGCAAGCGGGTGGACCGGGACAAGGGTCTGGTCACCGAGCAGGCGACCGGCGCGGTGCTCGCCGCGCTGCTGCCGATCCTCGACGACCTGGACCGGGCCCGCGAGCACGGTGACCTGGTCGGGCCGTTCGGCACCATGGCCGAACAGCTCACCACGGCGCTCGGCAAGTTCGGGCTGACCGCGTTCGGCGAGCAGGGCGACCCGTTCGACCCGACCCGGCACGAGGCGGTGGCCCACCAGACCTCGGCCGACGTCACCGAGCCCACCTGCGTGCAGGTGATGCGCCGGGGCTACCAGGCCGGTGAGCGGCTACTGCGGCCCGCGATGGTCGCGGTCGCCGACCCGGAGTAG